The genome window CAGCGAGTATGGCCAGTGGGAGAGGCTCGGCCAGACCGACATCTCGCCGAACGGCAGTTGGACGTTCTCTGTGATCAGCAAGGTCGACGGCGACCCGCGCATCGTGATCAAGGCGAGCGACGGCCCCGAGACGTGGACGCTCGACACCGCCAGCCGCGCCGTGTTCAGCGACGATTCGAACTGGCTAGTCTATACGATGGTCGTGCCCAAGGAGGAGGCCGACAAGTTCCGCCAAGAAAAAAAGCCGGTCAAGAACAAGATGGGAGTCCACAACCTGGAGAGCGGCACGGCGCTTGTATTCGACGACGTGCAGCGCTGGCAGATGTTGAAGGACAGCAACCTCGTACTCGTCCACCGTTACGCGGCGGAAGGGAGCGAGGGCGGCGGTGATTTTGAGATATTCAACCTGGAGGACGGCGGTTCGATGCCGTTCGGCAACGTGCGTTCGTTCTTCGCTCACCCCGACGGCGACCTCGTCGCGATCCATACGGTCTCGGCGGCTGGCAACGAGGGTGTGCAAGTGATCAACACGTCTTCCTGGCGGGTTCACACAGTGGCTTGGGCGGACAACCACTTCCGCGACGTAGTGTGGGCCGAAGACACGGACTCGCTCGCGTTCCTCACTGGCAAGGAGCACGATGACAAAGATGGCGACTGGAACATCGTAGTCCTGGCGAGCGGCTTCACGGACGATGAGCCCGATCAGATCCTGTTCGTGCCGGAGCAGATCGAGGGCTTCGCTGATGGTCAGCGCATCTCTGATCTTGCCGGCCTGTTAATCTCTCGCGACGGTTCGTCGGTGGTCTTCGGGACGCAGGAGTGGAAGGACAAGGAGAAGGACAAGCCGAAGCCTGACGAGGTGGCGGGGGTCGAGATCTGGCACACGAACGACCCCATCGTCGTGCCGCGACAGGCGCGCACGGCCGGCCAGGACAGGGCACGCTCGGTCCGCTGGGCCTGGCGACCTGCCGAAGGCGACCCGGTGCGCTTCGCCGACCCGGAGCTCAACCGCGTCAGGATCAGCCCCGACCACGATTTCGCCGTCGCGTTCGACCCTCGGCCACATGCGTCCGCTGTTCAGGTCAACGGGATACAGTACGTCGACGTTGTCGTGATCGACATGGCGACCGGCGGGAGCCGGATAATGCTGGAGAAGAGCGCCGCCAACATGGGCGGGTCGGGCGCCGCGTCGATCTCGCTTTCGCCGGAGGGCCAGTACGCGGCTTTTTTCGACGGCGAAGACTGGTGGATCGAAGACCTCACCTCGGCTGAGAGGAGAAACGTCACCGATCAGTTCGATGCACGGTTCGATCGGCGACTGTACGACGGCACGGCGCCCGTCAATCCTGCAGCATCTTTCCCTGTGTGGTTCGAAGAAGACGCGCGCGTTGTCATCCACAATGACTTCGACGCTTTCTCGATCGATCCAGCAACCGGCGAAGGAAAGCGTCTGACGGATGGCGAATCCGAAGACGTCCGGTATCGCCTGATGGACGTCGGCATGAACGAAGAGGGCCTGACCGTCGGCGATCCGATGTTCTTCAACGTCTTCGACACAGAGACGAAGGGCTCCGGCTTCTGGCGACTCGATGAGGACGGTAGCGCGCAGATGCTCATGTTCCAGGACGCGAGAATGAGCTGGGCGGCGAAGTCCGACGACACCGACCGCGTGCTGTTCAGCATGCAGACGTGGGAGCGGTCGCCAGGGACCTTCCTGACCAACCTCGTCTTCAGCGCGGTGAAACAGATCCAAGAGACCAATCCACAGCAGGAGAAGTACCGCTGGGGCAAGGCCGAACTGGTTCAGTACGAGGCGATCGACCAGGAGTTGCAGGGCGTCCTGATTTACCCTGCGGACTACACGCCCGGCTTGCGCTATCCGATGGTGACGTATATCTATGAGCGCCTCTCCGACGGTCTGCATCGGTATCTCGCACCTGGCAACACCAGCCCGTACGACATGCAGCACTTCAGCCAAGCCGGCTACTTCGTTCTGATGCCCGACATCGCTTATCGAGACAGAAACCCTGGCCTTGGCGCGCTCGAGTGCATCGAGGCGGCGGTGCAGGCGGTGCTCGATAAGAAAGTCGGCGTCCACCCAGACCGCATCGGTCTGACCGGGCACAGCTGGGGCGGATACGAGACGGTGTTCCTCGCGACCCACTCCAAAATGTTCTCCGCCTACGTCGCCGGTGCGCCGCTCACTGAACTGCTGTCGATGTACAACAGCTTCTACTGGAACACCGGCAACTCGAACCAGGTGATCTTCGAGATCTCGCAGGGGCGCATGGGGGTGCCTTGGTGGGAGGACCTCGACACGTACATCGCGAACTCTCCGCTTTTTCACGCGGGCAACATCGACGCGCCGATGCTCGTCGAGGTCGGGACAGTTGACGGCGCGGTCGACTGGCACCAGGGGCAGTACCTCTACCAGACCCTGCGCCGAATGGGCAAGAACATGGTGATGCTGGTCTACGAGGGCGAGAACCACGGCCTGCGACAGCCAGCGAACCGGAAGGACTACGCCAAACGCGCGCGGCACTTCTTCGACGTGTACCTAAAGGGCATCGAGCCGGAGAAGTGGGTCACCGAGGGCGTCCCGTTCATCAAGCTCGGCGAGGAGCTGAAGCCGCCGAAAAAGGACGACGGAGGCACTCAGTGACCGTCTCCTACGCCGATTCAACAATGGCCGTCGCGACCCCGCACGCAGTAACATCGCGACTGGAGAGGTGCTTGCAGGCAATATGACGGAACCTACAAACGATCCAGCGAGCAAGACGACCGCGAAACTTTTCGTCGAGTGCTTGGAAAGCGAGGGTGTGGAGTTCATTTTCGGCATCCCCGGGGAGGAAAACCTCCATGTCATGGACGCGCTGCGAGACAGCCCGATCAAGTTCGTCACGGTGCGCCATGAGCAAGGCGCGGCGTTCATGGCGGACGTCTACGGAAGGCTGACCGGACGCCCAGGAGTGTGCCTTGCGACGCTCGGCCCTGGCGCGACCAACCTCGTCACCGGCTTCGCGGACGCCAACATGGACTACGCTCCGATCGTAGGCATCGCCGGCCAGGGCGCGACGACGCGCAAGCACAAGGAGAGCCACCAGATCCTCGATCTCGTCAAGCTCTTCGAGCCGATCTCGAAGTACAGCGTCGAGATCGTCGAGCCGGAAGTCGTCCCGGAGGTCGTCCGCAAGGCGTTCAAGGACGCCCAGGCCGAAAAGCCGGGCGGCGCGTTCATCAGTCTCCCTGAAAACGTCGCTGGCGCTCCCGCCCCAGAAGGTGCAAGGCCTCTCAAGCGCCAAAGCCCGACAGCGCCCTATCCGTCCCCCGAAAAGGTCGAACAGGCGGCCAAAGTGATCTCCGAGGCGCGTTATCCGATCATCATGGCGGGGAACGGCGTCGTTCGAGGGCGTGCTTCGGACGCCTTGGTGCGGTTCGCCGAGAAACTCAACATCCCTGTGGCGCAGACGTTCATGGCCAAGGGCTGTATCCCGTTCTCGCACCCGTTGAGCCTCGGCACCGTAGGCCTTCAGGCGCACGACGTCGTCGGCTGCGGCTTCGACCGCGCGGACGTCGTTGTCTGCGTCGGGTTCGACATGGTGGAGTACCAGCCCAGCCTTTGGCACGCGAACGCAGACAAGAAGATCGTCCACATCGCCCCGACGTATGCCGAGGTCGACGCCCATTACATCTTGGAGGTCGGTGTCATCGGCGACATCGCGCCGACGCTCGACCAAATCGCGGAGCAAGCAACGCCGAACGACTCATCGAAGGTCGCGACATTGCGCCAGGCGATCGTCGAAGAGCTCGCCGAGTTCGCCGACGACACTGCGTTTCCCATTAAGCCCCAACGCATCATCCATGACACGCGGAAGGCCCTCGGCGACGACGACATCCTGATCTCAGACGTCGGCGCGCACAAGATGTGGGTCGCCAGGCTCTACCACGCCGCGAGGCCCAACACGTGCATCATCTCAAACGGGTTCGCCTCGATGGGTATCGCCCTGCCGGGCGCGCTGGCCGCAAAGTTCGCATTCCCCGACCGCAAGGTGCTCGCCGTCACAGGCGATGCGGGTTTCCTGATGAACTCGCAGGAGATCGAGACGGCGCTACGTCACGACCTGGCGTTCGTCGTGACGGTTTGGAACGACTCGGAGTACGGCCTCATCAAGTGGCACCAGGAACGGCGGTTCGGGCGGTCGGGAGACGTCGATTTTTCCAACCCGGACTTCGTCAAGTACGCCGAGTCTTTCGGAGCAAAGGGGTATCGGGTCGAGACAGCCGATGAGTTGTTCCCGACCCTCGAGCGCGCGTTCCGGGACGAGACCGTCGTGATCGTCGACGTCCCCGTCGACTACAGCGAGAACATGAGACTCACCGAAAAGCTCGGGCAGCTCGTCTGCCCCATCTGATGGAAAAGCACATGCATTACGCAGTCCGAGTGCCGGGCGCCAAGAAGAGCGGGACGTTGGAGGTCGCCTCGCCGTACGACGGCAGCCTCGTCGCGACTGTCGAAACGATCGACGCAAACGGCGCGGAACAGGCGCTCAAGAACGCGGACGCGCTCTTCAGAAACCGGAGAGCGTGGGTTCCCGCGCACGAACGCGCCGCAATTCTGGAGCGCACCGCCGAGTTGATGCAGGAGCGGTCCGAGGACCTCGTCCGAATCGCGGTACAGGAGGGCGGCAAGCCGCTCGTCGACACGCGCATCGAGATGGCGAGGGCGATCGATGGCATCAAGAACTGCGTGCAGTGCATGAGGGCCGTGCACGGCGAAGAAGTCCCCATGCGGCTCAACCCCGCTTCCGCGAACAGGGTCGCGTTCACCCGCAGGGAGCCGATCGGCGTCGTTGTCGCCGTCAGCGCGTTCAACCATCCGATCAACCTCATCGTGCACCAGGTCGGCCCTGCCGTCGCAAGCGGCTGTCCCGTTATCGTCAAACCTGCCCACGAAACGCCTGCCTCGTGTTTCGAGCTTGCGAACATTCTGCAAGAGGCGGGACTGCCGGAAGGCTGGTGCCAGGCGGTCGCGGTCGACGACCACTCGGTCGCGGAAAAGCTTGTGACCGACCCGCGCGTCGCGTTTTTTAGCTTCGTCGGCAGTGCGGCGGTCGGATGGACCCTCAGGTCGAAGCTCGCCCCTGGTACCCGGTGCGCCCTGGAACACGGGGGTGCCGCGCCGGTCATCGTCGCCGCAGACGCCGACCTTGACGATGCGCTTCCGCTCCTGGCAAAGGGCGGCTTCTATCACGCGGGACAGGTCTGCGTCTCGGTCCAGCGCGTGTTCGCACACCGCTCCGTTGCAGACCGTGTCGCAGAGGGCCTTGCAGGCCTCGCCTCCAAGCTTAAGACCGGAGACCCGCTGGAACCGGACACCGATGTCGGGCCGCTCATCAGGCAACGCGAGGTCGAACGTATAGCGCAGTGGGTCGAAGAGGCCGTTTCAGGCGGCGCGACGCTCGCGACCGGTGGCAAGAAGCTCTCGGACTCCCTCTATGCGCCGACCGTCTTGGTCGAACCGCCCGAGGACGCTTCGGTCAGTCAGAAGGAGATCTTCGGGCCGGTCGTGTGCGTCTACCCGTACGACGAGATCGAAGACGCGATCGCGCGTGCCAACGCACTGCCGTTCGCGTTCCAGGCGTCGGTGATGTGCAAAGACATCGACGTGGCCATGCGCGCCTACAATGGCCTGGCGGCGTCGGCCGTGATGGTGAACGACCACACGGCGTTCAGAGTCGACTGGATGCCGTTCGCGGGCCTGCGGCAGTCAGGGTACGGAACCGGAGGCATCCCCTACACCTACCGCGACATGCAGATTGAAAAACTGTTGGTCGTCAGGTCGAAGTCGCTGTAGCGCAGATCTCAGGCGACGACGCCATCACGAATCAAGTCGGAGCTGGACGGCGTTCCAGCCCCGACACTTATTCACAGCGG of Armatimonadota bacterium contains these proteins:
- a CDS encoding S9 family peptidase — encoded protein: MNSVRLSTVLALVALACLALPQEEAAPRKRGLLPSEYGQWERLGQTDISPNGSWTFSVISKVDGDPRIVIKASDGPETWTLDTASRAVFSDDSNWLVYTMVVPKEEADKFRQEKKPVKNKMGVHNLESGTALVFDDVQRWQMLKDSNLVLVHRYAAEGSEGGGDFEIFNLEDGGSMPFGNVRSFFAHPDGDLVAIHTVSAAGNEGVQVINTSSWRVHTVAWADNHFRDVVWAEDTDSLAFLTGKEHDDKDGDWNIVVLASGFTDDEPDQILFVPEQIEGFADGQRISDLAGLLISRDGSSVVFGTQEWKDKEKDKPKPDEVAGVEIWHTNDPIVVPRQARTAGQDRARSVRWAWRPAEGDPVRFADPELNRVRISPDHDFAVAFDPRPHASAVQVNGIQYVDVVVIDMATGGSRIMLEKSAANMGGSGAASISLSPEGQYAAFFDGEDWWIEDLTSAERRNVTDQFDARFDRRLYDGTAPVNPAASFPVWFEEDARVVIHNDFDAFSIDPATGEGKRLTDGESEDVRYRLMDVGMNEEGLTVGDPMFFNVFDTETKGSGFWRLDEDGSAQMLMFQDARMSWAAKSDDTDRVLFSMQTWERSPGTFLTNLVFSAVKQIQETNPQQEKYRWGKAELVQYEAIDQELQGVLIYPADYTPGLRYPMVTYIYERLSDGLHRYLAPGNTSPYDMQHFSQAGYFVLMPDIAYRDRNPGLGALECIEAAVQAVLDKKVGVHPDRIGLTGHSWGGYETVFLATHSKMFSAYVAGAPLTELLSMYNSFYWNTGNSNQVIFEISQGRMGVPWWEDLDTYIANSPLFHAGNIDAPMLVEVGTVDGAVDWHQGQYLYQTLRRMGKNMVMLVYEGENHGLRQPANRKDYAKRARHFFDVYLKGIEPEKWVTEGVPFIKLGEELKPPKKDDGGTQ
- a CDS encoding acetolactate synthase large subunit; the encoded protein is MTEPTNDPASKTTAKLFVECLESEGVEFIFGIPGEENLHVMDALRDSPIKFVTVRHEQGAAFMADVYGRLTGRPGVCLATLGPGATNLVTGFADANMDYAPIVGIAGQGATTRKHKESHQILDLVKLFEPISKYSVEIVEPEVVPEVVRKAFKDAQAEKPGGAFISLPENVAGAPAPEGARPLKRQSPTAPYPSPEKVEQAAKVISEARYPIIMAGNGVVRGRASDALVRFAEKLNIPVAQTFMAKGCIPFSHPLSLGTVGLQAHDVVGCGFDRADVVVCVGFDMVEYQPSLWHANADKKIVHIAPTYAEVDAHYILEVGVIGDIAPTLDQIAEQATPNDSSKVATLRQAIVEELAEFADDTAFPIKPQRIIHDTRKALGDDDILISDVGAHKMWVARLYHAARPNTCIISNGFASMGIALPGALAAKFAFPDRKVLAVTGDAGFLMNSQEIETALRHDLAFVVTVWNDSEYGLIKWHQERRFGRSGDVDFSNPDFVKYAESFGAKGYRVETADELFPTLERAFRDETVVIVDVPVDYSENMRLTEKLGQLVCPI
- a CDS encoding aldehyde dehydrogenase family protein, with translation MHYAVRVPGAKKSGTLEVASPYDGSLVATVETIDANGAEQALKNADALFRNRRAWVPAHERAAILERTAELMQERSEDLVRIAVQEGGKPLVDTRIEMARAIDGIKNCVQCMRAVHGEEVPMRLNPASANRVAFTRREPIGVVVAVSAFNHPINLIVHQVGPAVASGCPVIVKPAHETPASCFELANILQEAGLPEGWCQAVAVDDHSVAEKLVTDPRVAFFSFVGSAAVGWTLRSKLAPGTRCALEHGGAAPVIVAADADLDDALPLLAKGGFYHAGQVCVSVQRVFAHRSVADRVAEGLAGLASKLKTGDPLEPDTDVGPLIRQREVERIAQWVEEAVSGGATLATGGKKLSDSLYAPTVLVEPPEDASVSQKEIFGPVVCVYPYDEIEDAIARANALPFAFQASVMCKDIDVAMRAYNGLAASAVMVNDHTAFRVDWMPFAGLRQSGYGTGGIPYTYRDMQIEKLLVVRSKSL